From a single Miscanthus floridulus cultivar M001 chromosome 8, ASM1932011v1, whole genome shotgun sequence genomic region:
- the LOC136477607 gene encoding homeobox-leucine zipper protein HOX7-like isoform X2, whose protein sequence is MKQRRKKQPVLKSAPCPYWIQFYCEGEGHELALELGVGTAKRAEQDNQKTLVQAEDVQEEEEETRSYSESPVELSLICPLLPASAEIGTVNSEVCVRGFDLNTVLVDGDTAQGRSLSTSSLPLEVPVRQTADQEAAEDEAISGVGGGMRKKLRLSKKQSAFLEDSFKAHSTLSPKQKSDLANRLSLRPRQVEVWFQNRRARTKLKQTEVDCEYLKRCCENLAQENRRLQREVAELRAQRVSTIAAYPFYGHHLPAAGFSTARVCPSCDNKKATAHYTAISAPPAVVPPPSSGPTLFARPHFGPFTVHPVLRRKPSATS, encoded by the exons ATGAaacaaagaagaaaaaaacaGCCTGTCCTGAAAAGTGCACCTTGCCCCTACTGGATTCAGTTTTATT GTGAAGGAGAAGGCCATGAGCTTGCGCTAGAGCTAGGAGTAGGGACTGCCAAAAGAGCTGAACAAGACAATCAAAAGACACTCGTGCAAGCAGAAGATgtgcaggaagaagaagaagaaacacgCTCATACAGCGAGTCACCTGTCGAGCTGAGCCTCATCTGCCCTTTGCTGCCTGCCTCAGCAGAAATAG GGACCGTGAATTCAGAGGTGTGCGTACGAGGATTTGATTTAAACACTGTTTTGGTGGATGGAGACACAGCACAAGGAAGATCTTTGTCAACTTCGTCCTTGCCTTTGGAGGTTCCTGTTCGGCAGACAGCTGATCAGGAAGCTGCAGAGGATGAGGCTATTAGTGGGGTTGGCGGGGGAATGAGGAAGAAGCTGAGGCTGTCCAAGAAGCAATCTGCGTTCCTGGAGGATAGCTTCAAGGCACACAGCACACTTTCCCCA AAACAGAAGAGTGATTTGGCGAACCGGCTTAGCCTTCGACCGCGCCAGGTGGAGGTCTGGTTTCAGAACAGAAGAGCGAG AACTAAGCTAAAGCAGACGGAGGTGGACTGTGAGTATCTGAAGCGTTGCTGCGAGAACCTAGCACAGGAGAACCGAAGGCTCCAGAGGGAGGTGGCAGAGCTGCGTGCCCAGCGTGTTTCCACCATCGCTGCCTACCCGTTTTACGGCCATCATCTGCCTGCAGCGGGGTTCAGCACTGCCCGAGTGTGCCCCTCATGCGATAATAAGAAGGCCACAGCTCACTACACTGCTATCAGCGCACCACCAGCAGTAGTGCCACCACCATCCTCGGGGCCCACCTTGTTCGCCAGGCCTCACTTCGGTCCCTTCACCGTCCACCCAGTGCTCCGCCGCAAGCCGTCGGCGACCTCGTGA
- the LOC136477607 gene encoding homeobox-leucine zipper protein HOX7-like isoform X1, with the protein MELELSLGDSQAPAKSTFTPALTPIHAGEGEGHELALELGVGTAKRAEQDNQKTLVQAEDVQEEEEETRSYSESPVELSLICPLLPASAEIGTVNSEVCVRGFDLNTVLVDGDTAQGRSLSTSSLPLEVPVRQTADQEAAEDEAISGVGGGMRKKLRLSKKQSAFLEDSFKAHSTLSPKQKSDLANRLSLRPRQVEVWFQNRRARTKLKQTEVDCEYLKRCCENLAQENRRLQREVAELRAQRVSTIAAYPFYGHHLPAAGFSTARVCPSCDNKKATAHYTAISAPPAVVPPPSSGPTLFARPHFGPFTVHPVLRRKPSATS; encoded by the exons ATGGAGCTTGAGCTTAGTCTGGGGGATTCTCAAGCTCCAGCAAAGAGCACTTTCACGCCTGCACTGACTCCTATACACGCAGGTGAAGGAGAAGGCCATGAGCTTGCGCTAGAGCTAGGAGTAGGGACTGCCAAAAGAGCTGAACAAGACAATCAAAAGACACTCGTGCAAGCAGAAGATgtgcaggaagaagaagaagaaacacgCTCATACAGCGAGTCACCTGTCGAGCTGAGCCTCATCTGCCCTTTGCTGCCTGCCTCAGCAGAAATAG GGACCGTGAATTCAGAGGTGTGCGTACGAGGATTTGATTTAAACACTGTTTTGGTGGATGGAGACACAGCACAAGGAAGATCTTTGTCAACTTCGTCCTTGCCTTTGGAGGTTCCTGTTCGGCAGACAGCTGATCAGGAAGCTGCAGAGGATGAGGCTATTAGTGGGGTTGGCGGGGGAATGAGGAAGAAGCTGAGGCTGTCCAAGAAGCAATCTGCGTTCCTGGAGGATAGCTTCAAGGCACACAGCACACTTTCCCCA AAACAGAAGAGTGATTTGGCGAACCGGCTTAGCCTTCGACCGCGCCAGGTGGAGGTCTGGTTTCAGAACAGAAGAGCGAG AACTAAGCTAAAGCAGACGGAGGTGGACTGTGAGTATCTGAAGCGTTGCTGCGAGAACCTAGCACAGGAGAACCGAAGGCTCCAGAGGGAGGTGGCAGAGCTGCGTGCCCAGCGTGTTTCCACCATCGCTGCCTACCCGTTTTACGGCCATCATCTGCCTGCAGCGGGGTTCAGCACTGCCCGAGTGTGCCCCTCATGCGATAATAAGAAGGCCACAGCTCACTACACTGCTATCAGCGCACCACCAGCAGTAGTGCCACCACCATCCTCGGGGCCCACCTTGTTCGCCAGGCCTCACTTCGGTCCCTTCACCGTCCACCCAGTGCTCCGCCGCAAGCCGTCGGCGACCTCGTGA